One region of Pseudomonas glycinae genomic DNA includes:
- a CDS encoding RHS repeat domain-containing protein has product MPPANNNNALAHRLAAGGLYSQASNFLAHVSTGVDPRTGQFTLSAKLPGLQANNLAGPVVSLSLRFSPLESHSDVGFGYGWQLGVSMLDLNTNRLSLVTGEQFRLDRHKSDFSDNGLLAFHDQKLRSFVVRQIGIDGRMFRVEHKSGDTEWLEVQERSGLALVVQMRSPQGRQAFFKWLPRGDGQFDLESIWDERGPALPLLKVVTNREGVIFSAFPGTDSESAITLQRVNGQLTYLILPDGDSRWTFEYLSDPDSGLLFPNRVRGPLGSEDTMTYATGDQGHRLPPGAPIQWLPRINSHRHAPGAGQPEIYREYTYVGTSNFLGGDVAPPGGWQDGTDNLYRMTNYHYTSIETVMNAKGEILATAERTWNRFHLQITEVMTRYSSLLQNGQMITQQKTITHKTVYGDDPHKSWEEQPAWFQLPVAASKIYTDGVQLPREIREETDYDDYGNILQKRYSDGRVETSNYYPLNGGDGCPDDGGLFVRWIENKTLTPATPAAGALPIKTTYQYSLLPRRNPDDVQSLVAHLETAVALALPQEQLIGITEQIWDTDIDSAFFGQPVQTVNTYNGFVTTTTFKRILDAEGVGEIQTRTGHDGLAVNTSTLRNSLTGLTLAEVNENGVKTTFAYDLLGRVVMRTSSAGSPYEVTNKCSYSTAGSNHKGPVFVEESDITRQKLRRYLDGSGRTVREERQDIDITGEAFCEVWSCTYDHDGNVCTETAQDWLPGRDNPIRLTTTNEPDSWGQVAVKRQPDGTSHHANFDPISLNSRHWQQDRNGKSSGETEVIRNLAGKVEKVTLREPSADNGEPGAVLRTESWTFDGLYRPIGHKVEADGLTTLTRIERDVLGRTTAFIREDSTIVRWTYAAHSEGEHPVKVTLTSPDGREQVLAEQTFDSLGRPVSRRSGDQTETLHYLEGQLPPASATQSDGRLVRLSYERFLDNALISAVPEGDRGVSYQFRPPEGFLTQVTGGLGVIKHEYSEAGRLIKEDWTVANETHTNTSRQSLLGRALGFTDVGGTEHLVEYDDFGRPTVQKSGSVIVTSDYDAAGRVHIITTLDTEKNKSLQQTLSYDAFGRELKRTWLSNGSGSDQATAQTLTYTGRDKVASRRWEMADVLRSDEHYTYDLRGRLLTTSASGPDAPLDKRTGKRIRQQMFTLNDLDGYQQLETTYADNTRNTMTFTYDDFAPDRPISIIHRGVQDIDIDLAWDVAGRLKTERHNGVLYRQLEWDSNGRVRKITENGVISHYRYDPLGRLAEQEIEGANARRFYAGNQVVNERSANGALLTLVRSANAVFAESRLSESIRSVLLTGTDGQGSVRLENDSENRLISYTAHGSDDGSAHSRIGYAGELRDLATSLYHPGSYRPYSPELMLFLAPDSRSPMDEGGLNRYAYCGADPINRIDPAGQSFWSWLGVIVATVTGAVLMAASFGVFAPVGAAMIAAVAGVMTAASTGAVISAVVIGAVAVAKTMTFIVVVAVASASLGSISLLTGLAVPIMEETGNRQAAEILGWISLGTGLASSVTLLAPSAIKASNKVMSLVGKWARAANTSAAKDFSMSAGNVLYAPPGQPPVVFYDDLYGQGILAYQTHGNPAGQLMDTSGVMRPASYVAMTDIAPRLTGLNRAPDEPILLLACFSGRSGAAQEVANALQRPVIGFPEANAVYIRNYSTMNELWRADDYYPNANLITQDASGTIAWIQRLFGVQNREVAPMRRYTPNL; this is encoded by the coding sequence ATGCCACCTGCCAATAACAACAACGCTCTCGCTCATCGCCTAGCGGCAGGTGGCCTTTATTCTCAAGCCAGCAACTTCCTCGCTCATGTCAGTACCGGGGTTGATCCCCGCACGGGTCAATTCACGCTCTCGGCCAAACTACCTGGGCTGCAGGCCAACAATCTCGCCGGACCGGTTGTCAGTCTGTCGCTGCGCTTCAGCCCCCTCGAATCGCACTCTGACGTGGGGTTTGGTTACGGCTGGCAGTTGGGAGTATCGATGCTGGATCTGAACACCAACCGTCTCAGCCTGGTGACGGGTGAGCAATTTCGTCTGGATCGGCACAAATCGGACTTTTCCGATAACGGGTTGTTGGCGTTTCACGACCAGAAACTGCGCAGTTTTGTAGTGCGGCAGATCGGTATTGATGGGCGAATGTTTCGCGTCGAGCACAAGAGCGGTGACACCGAATGGCTGGAAGTACAGGAGCGTAGCGGCTTGGCGCTGGTCGTTCAGATGCGCTCACCCCAAGGGCGTCAGGCGTTCTTTAAATGGCTGCCCCGCGGCGACGGTCAGTTTGATCTGGAGAGCATTTGGGATGAGCGCGGCCCTGCGCTTCCGTTGTTGAAGGTCGTCACAAACCGGGAAGGCGTGATCTTTAGCGCATTTCCCGGCACTGATAGCGAGTCGGCGATTACCCTGCAACGAGTGAATGGCCAACTCACTTATCTCATCCTGCCTGACGGCGACAGTCGCTGGACGTTCGAATATTTGAGCGACCCGGACAGCGGCCTGTTGTTTCCCAACCGTGTACGCGGCCCGCTGGGAAGTGAAGACACCATGACATACGCGACCGGTGACCAGGGCCACCGTCTTCCACCCGGCGCACCTATCCAATGGCTGCCAAGAATCAACAGTCACCGACATGCTCCCGGTGCCGGGCAACCGGAAATCTATCGCGAATACACTTACGTCGGTACCTCCAACTTTCTCGGTGGTGACGTTGCACCACCCGGAGGCTGGCAGGACGGAACCGACAATCTTTACCGGATGACCAATTATCACTACACCAGCATTGAAACCGTCATGAATGCAAAGGGTGAAATCCTGGCCACCGCCGAAAGGACCTGGAACCGCTTTCACCTGCAAATCACTGAAGTGATGACTCGTTACAGCTCTCTATTGCAAAACGGCCAGATGATCACCCAACAAAAAACCATCACCCATAAAACAGTTTATGGCGACGACCCACATAAAAGCTGGGAGGAACAGCCAGCGTGGTTCCAACTGCCAGTAGCGGCGTCGAAGATCTATACGGATGGTGTGCAGCTACCGAGGGAAATTCGTGAGGAAACTGACTACGACGACTATGGGAATATTCTGCAAAAGCGCTATTCGGATGGTCGTGTCGAAACCTCGAATTACTACCCTCTGAACGGTGGTGACGGCTGCCCGGATGACGGTGGTCTGTTTGTCCGTTGGATCGAAAACAAGACGCTGACTCCCGCCACTCCTGCCGCCGGGGCGCTGCCCATAAAAACGACTTACCAATATTCGCTGCTTCCCCGGAGAAACCCTGACGACGTACAGAGCCTGGTTGCTCACCTGGAAACAGCAGTGGCACTTGCCCTTCCACAAGAGCAGCTGATCGGAATAACCGAGCAAATTTGGGACACTGACATTGACAGTGCGTTTTTCGGCCAGCCAGTTCAAACCGTCAACACCTATAACGGCTTTGTCACCACGACAACATTCAAACGCATACTTGATGCCGAGGGGGTGGGTGAAATCCAGACCCGGACGGGACATGATGGTTTAGCGGTAAATACCTCCACTCTGCGTAATTCGCTGACAGGTTTGACGCTGGCCGAAGTCAACGAAAACGGAGTCAAGACGACATTCGCCTATGATCTACTGGGACGCGTTGTAATGCGAACCTCCTCGGCAGGTTCACCTTATGAAGTGACCAACAAGTGCAGTTACAGCACTGCCGGCAGCAATCACAAAGGCCCTGTGTTTGTTGAGGAGAGCGATATTACCCGGCAAAAACTTCGCCGATATCTGGATGGCAGCGGCAGGACCGTGCGCGAGGAACGGCAAGACATCGATATCACCGGCGAGGCATTTTGCGAAGTGTGGTCTTGCACTTACGACCATGACGGTAACGTTTGCACTGAGACCGCCCAGGATTGGCTACCAGGACGAGACAACCCGATTCGGCTGACCACAACCAATGAACCCGATAGTTGGGGGCAAGTCGCCGTAAAGAGGCAACCCGACGGCACCAGCCATCACGCGAACTTCGACCCGATCAGCCTGAACAGCCGTCATTGGCAGCAGGACCGCAACGGCAAAAGCAGCGGCGAAACGGAAGTGATCCGTAACCTGGCGGGCAAAGTCGAAAAAGTCACCCTGCGCGAACCAAGCGCCGACAACGGAGAGCCCGGTGCCGTACTACGTACTGAAAGCTGGACCTTCGACGGTCTTTACCGCCCCATCGGCCATAAGGTCGAAGCTGATGGCTTGACTACCTTGACCCGGATAGAACGCGATGTATTGGGCCGGACAACGGCCTTCATTCGCGAAGATTCGACCATCGTGCGCTGGACCTACGCGGCTCACAGTGAAGGCGAGCATCCGGTGAAAGTCACCTTGACCTCACCCGACGGTCGCGAACAGGTATTGGCGGAACAGACATTCGATAGCCTGGGCCGCCCGGTCAGCCGCCGGTCAGGAGATCAGACTGAAACACTCCATTACCTGGAAGGGCAACTGCCACCCGCTTCCGCGACACAATCCGATGGGCGACTGGTCAGACTGTCTTATGAAAGGTTTCTCGATAACGCCCTGATTTCAGCTGTGCCCGAGGGTGATCGCGGAGTGTCATATCAGTTCCGTCCGCCAGAAGGTTTTCTAACGCAAGTAACAGGTGGGTTGGGCGTTATCAAACATGAATACTCCGAAGCCGGGCGCCTGATCAAGGAAGACTGGACGGTGGCAAATGAAACCCATACCAACACCTCCCGCCAGTCGCTGCTCGGACGGGCCTTGGGTTTCACAGATGTCGGAGGTACGGAACATCTGGTTGAGTACGACGATTTCGGCCGGCCAACCGTTCAGAAATCAGGGTCGGTCATAGTCACGTCTGACTATGATGCTGCTGGCCGGGTTCACATCATTACCACCCTGGATACCGAAAAGAACAAAAGCCTGCAGCAGACACTGTCCTACGATGCTTTCGGCAGAGAACTGAAGCGCACCTGGCTGAGCAATGGCAGCGGTTCTGATCAAGCAACGGCGCAAACGCTGACATATACAGGCAGAGACAAAGTTGCATCACGTCGCTGGGAGATGGCAGACGTTCTGCGCAGCGACGAACATTACACCTATGACCTCCGGGGGCGACTGCTCACAACTTCGGCCTCCGGACCCGATGCCCCGCTGGACAAGCGAACGGGTAAAAGAATCAGGCAACAAATGTTCACATTGAATGACTTGGACGGTTACCAGCAACTGGAGACTACCTACGCCGACAACACCCGCAACACCATGACTTTCACCTATGACGACTTCGCCCCGGATCGCCCGATATCCATCATCCACCGTGGGGTCCAGGATATCGATATCGACTTGGCCTGGGATGTTGCTGGCAGGTTGAAAACGGAGCGCCACAACGGTGTGCTGTATCGTCAGCTCGAATGGGATTCAAACGGGCGTGTGCGCAAGATCACAGAAAACGGTGTCATCAGCCATTACCGCTACGACCCTTTGGGACGCCTGGCAGAACAGGAAATCGAAGGCGCAAATGCCCGCCGATTTTATGCTGGCAATCAAGTCGTTAACGAACGATCTGCCAATGGTGCACTGTTGACGCTGGTACGATCTGCAAACGCTGTGTTTGCCGAAAGTCGGCTGAGTGAATCGATACGCAGCGTGCTGTTGACCGGCACTGATGGTCAAGGCTCTGTCCGCCTGGAGAATGACAGCGAGAATCGCTTGATCAGTTACACGGCGCATGGCTCCGATGACGGCTCGGCACATAGCCGAATCGGCTACGCCGGTGAGCTCCGCGATCTGGCGACCAGTCTCTATCACCCCGGCAGCTACCGTCCTTACTCCCCGGAACTGATGCTGTTTCTGGCACCTGACAGCCGCAGCCCAATGGATGAGGGAGGGCTGAACCGGTATGCCTATTGCGGTGCGGATCCCATCAACCGGATCGATCCTGCCGGCCAATCCTTCTGGAGCTGGTTAGGTGTCATAGTCGCCACAGTAACGGGAGCAGTACTCATGGCTGCATCGTTCGGAGTATTCGCGCCGGTGGGAGCTGCAATGATTGCGGCGGTGGCAGGGGTGATGACGGCCGCGTCTACCGGAGCAGTCATTTCAGCCGTCGTAATCGGGGCAGTGGCGGTGGCAAAAACGATGACTTTCATAGTCGTCGTTGCGGTGGCTTCTGCATCCCTGGGATCAATATCGTTACTGACAGGGCTCGCCGTCCCGATAATGGAGGAAACAGGAAATCGGCAGGCAGCGGAAATTCTGGGCTGGATTTCATTGGGCACAGGGTTGGCATCGTCAGTAACACTACTCGCACCGTCAGCCATCAAGGCCTCGAACAAAGTCATGAGCCTTGTAGGAAAATGGGCACGTGCAGCTAATACTTCTGCTGCCAAAGATTTTTCAATGT